A genomic window from Lycium barbarum isolate Lr01 chromosome 4, ASM1917538v2, whole genome shotgun sequence includes:
- the LOC132635601 gene encoding uncharacterized protein LOC132635601 — protein sequence MELSREDLNVEGEGEGEEIDREPTSRAHIRDNGYNNTRYIGAVRQKAYIFDGEGNYFNKEWDLSEGRGKEFCWYHVELPKWNQRLSQSAQYLIDVLCPPMKLQDILSLVSNGPFCGHVDGALVFRVNSPGPASSKFTFRIAARVTENSVITVSLGRVPRLGFSPVNQSLLSEVPIVESPSNGGGEMKERGGTVIREHVLDFLLMMNHSEEADNPVPKSVSNLVVHIVDTHVDHLQDVVTKLEIELDSMELELDKGGFALKKQLLDDRRFPKMHLDLQRLLQVIAHGEQVFPRVKEKCSSKGWFASDDINSLEELIGRLRRLKENVGFIANRVTAIQAGLDSWQSEQINKKLYYLSFLSIVFLPLSVVTGVFGMNVGGVPWTNQREPELKEGFRNVMLLCVVLLLLVLLCFLFPALYSHVMAWKRRRDMKRSWSLNRRSFLRRSTGVRERNEKGGYLRLY from the exons ATGGAACTTAGTCGCGAAGATTTGAATgtagagggagagggagaaggTGAGGAAATAGATAGAGAACCGACCTCACGAGCACATATTAGGGACAATGGTTACAATAACACTCGATATATTGGTGCTGTGAGGCAAAAAGCTTATATCTTTGATGGAGAGGGGAATTATTTTAATAAGGAATGGGATTTATCAGAGGGTAGAGGCAAAGAATTTTGTTGGTACCATGTTGAGCTTCCAAAGTGGAACCAGAGACTCTCACAATCTGCACAGTATCTTATTGATGTACTTTGTCCCCCTATGAAGCTCCAAGACATTTTGTCACTTGTTAGCAATGGACCCTTTTGTGGACATGTCGATGGGGCTCTTGTGTTTCGAGTTAATTCACCTGGCCCCGCATCAAGCAAATTTACATTTAGAATTGCAGCAAGAGTTACCGAAAATTCAGTGATCACCGTGTCATTAGGCCGTGTTCCGAGATTGGGTTTCTCCCCGGTAAATCAGTCCCTTCTGTCAGAGGTTCCCATTGTGGAAAGTCCAAGTAATGGTGGTGGAGAAATGAAGGAAAGGGGTGGGACTGTTATCAGAGAGCATGTTCTTGATTTTCTGTTGATGATGAATCATTCTGAGGAAGCTGATAATCCTGTACCTAAATCTGTGTCAAATCTCGTCGTTCACATCGTAGACACACATGTGGATCACCTTCAAGATGTTGTGACGAAGCTGGAGATTGAGTTGGACTCAATGGAGTTGGAATTGGACAAAG GCGGTTTTGCTTTAAAGAAACAATTGCTGGATGATAGAAGATTCCCGAAGATGCATCTTGACCTGCAGCGCCTCCTCCAG GTGATTGCACATGGGGAGCAAGTATTTCCACGAGTCAAGGAGAAATGTTCTTCAAAAGGTTGGTTTGCCAGCGATGACATCAACTCACTTGAAGAGTTAATTGGTCGGCTGAGAAGACTAAAGGAGAATGTTGGGTTTATCGCCAATCGTGTTACAGCAATTCAGGCAGGTCTTGACAGTTGGCAGTCTGAGCAGATAAATAAAAAACTTTACTATCTTTCCTTCCTCTCCATCGTCTTTCTTCCTTTATCAGTAGTAACTGGAG TGTTCGGGATGAATGTTGGAGGTGTACCTTGGACCAATCAAAGAGAACCTGAGTTGAAGGAAGGATTCCGCAATGTTATGTTGTTGTGTGTGGTTCTGCTTCTATTGGTTCTCCTCTGCTTCCTTTTTCCCGCGCTTTATAGTCATGTAATGGCTTGGAAGAGAAGGCGAGACATGAAAAGAAGCTGGTCTCTCAACCGAAGATCCTTCCTTAGAAGAAGTACAGGCGTTAGGGAAAGAAATGAAAAGGGAGGTTACTTGAGGCTATACTGA